A genomic segment from Spinacia oleracea cultivar Varoflay chromosome 3, BTI_SOV_V1, whole genome shotgun sequence encodes:
- the LOC130470228 gene encoding 60S acidic ribosomal protein P2A-like, producing LNFVFVQLQWVFEPDEARLQLFFDQVSGKDITELVAAGREKLASVPAGGGAVAVSAAPSGGAGAAAAEAPKEEKKVEEKEESDDDMGFSLFD from the exons CTTAACTTTGTATTTGTTCAATTGCAGTGGGTGTTTGAGCCTGATGAGGCCAGACTTCAGTTGTTCTTTGACCAGGTTTCTGGTAAAGACATCACAGAACTAGTTGCTGCTGGAAGAGAAAAGCTTGCCTCTGTCCCTGCTGGTGGAGGTGCAGTTGCCGTGTCAGCTGCTCCTTCAGGTGGTGCAGGTGCTGCTGCCGCAGAGGCTCCAAAGGAGGAGAAGAAGGTTGAAGAGAAAGAAGAGTCAGATGAC GATATGGGTTTCAGTCTCTTTGACTAA
- the LOC110798646 gene encoding serine/threonine-protein kinase GRIK2-like, protein MKIISYPNIVNLIEVINDPDTDHFYMVEYVEGKWDCEGVGPPGGLGEAIMRQYLRDIVSGLMYLHSHNIVHMDIKTQNLLVSRNGTVKIANFSVSQVFEMESCFLKLIECSELEDILYGQYCQSINLKITCKSSGNVSLLFTYTCISCFISRELPVLTFFITVFPSSPFLRLLSLLEIPYLNSKFPLVNI, encoded by the exons atgaaaattataaGCTATCCCAACATAGTCAATCTTATCGAGGTGATTAATGATCCAGACACAGATCACTTCTATATGG TTGAGTATGTGGAGGGCAAATGGGATTGTGAGGGTGTTGGACCACCTGGTGGCTTAGGGGAAGCTATCATGAGACAATATTTACGAGATATTGTTTCTGGGTTAATGTATCTTCATTCACAT AATATAGTGCATATGGACATAAAGACTCAAAATCTTTTGGTTTCGCGTAATGGCACTGTAAAGATTGCAAATTTCAGTGTCAGCCAAGTTTTTGAG ATGGAATCTTGCTTCTTGAAGCTAATAGAATGTTCAGAGCTGGAGGATATTTTGTATGGGCAGTATTGCCAGTCTATAAACTTGAAGATAACTTGCAAAAGCAGTGGAAATGTATCATTATTATTTACTTACACATGCATTTCCTGCTTCATAAGTAGGGAATTACCAGTGCTTACCTTTTTTATCACCGTTTTCCCTTCCTCCCCCTTCTTAAGACTTTTGAGTTTGCTTGAAATCCCTTACTTAAATTCAAAGTTTCCGCTGGTCAATATTTGA